Below is a genomic region from Anoxybacillus flavithermus.
ACTTTGCGAATGAAAACACAGGCGCTTTCACATATACCCCTTCGCTTTCTTCTTTTAATCCGGTGTAGTAACCAAGCTCGTTTAACTTTGCGCCTAAAATGACTTTTGTTGCGATGTTTGCCATCGGCACGTTCGTAATTTTACTTAAAAATGGAACGGTGCGGCTTGAACGTGGATTCACTTCTAACACGTACACATCGCCGTCATATAGTACGAACTGAATGTTTAACAGTCCAACGATACGCAATCCTTTTGCCAACGCAATCGTATAGTCAACAATTTGTTGTTTCATGTCTTTCGTTAACGTTTGTGGCGGATAGACGGCAATTGAATCGCCAGAATGAACACCGGCGCGCTCAATATGCTCCATAATGCCTGGGATAAACACATCTTCTCCGTCCGAAATGGCATCGACTTCAATTTCTTTTCCGATTAAATAACGATCAATTAATACCGGGTGTTGCGGATTGACTTTCACTGCATGCTCCATATAATGTAACAACTCTTCTTCTTTATATACGATTTCCATGGCGCGACCACCGAGCACGTACGATGGACGCACGAGAACAGGATAGCCGATGTCTTTCGCGATGTGTACCGCTTCTTCAACCGAAAACGCTGTTTTTCCTTTCGGTTGCGGAATGCCGAGTTGCGCAAGCGTTCGTTCAAATTTGTCGCGGTTTTCGGCACGATCTAAATCTTCGAGCGAAGTGCCGAGAATGCGCACTCCACGCGCCGCTAATTCCGCCGCTAAGTTGATCGCTGTTTGCCCACCAAATTGTACAATCACACCGATCGGTTGTTCTAAATCGATGACGTGCATGACATCTTCAATCGTTAACGGTTCAAAGTAAAGCTTGTCGGAAATACTAAAGTCGGTTGAAACCGTTTCTGGATTGTTGTTAATAATAATCGCTTCATATCCTGCTTCTTTAATCGCCCATACAGAATGAACGGTCGCATAGTCAAATTCGATCCCTTGTCCGATGCGAATCGGACCCGAACCGAGGACGACAACACTTTCACGCGTTGTAACAATCGATTCGTTTTCTTCTTCATACGTGCTGTAATAATACGGCGTTTCCGATTCGAATTCCGCTGCGCACGTATCGACCATTTTATATACCGGCGTAATGCAAGCGAGTTTCCGCATTTCATACACGTCTCGTTCCGTCATCTGCCAATATTTCGCAATCGCCACATCAGAAAAGCCCATTTCTTTCGCTTTTTTTAGTATGTCGATATTGCCAACATGTTCGCGTAAAACGGATTCGTACTTCACAATGCCTGCAATTTTTGTTAAAAAGAACGGATCGATTTGGCTCCATGCATGGACTTGTTCGACCGTTACACCGCGACGAAACGCCTCAGCAATGTAAAATAACCGTTCATCGCCCGCTTTTTGAATACGCTTTTGTATCAATGCATCATCGACTTGTTCTTTTAATTCTAAATGATAGACGTTCGTTTCAAGTGAGCGCACCGCTTTTAATAGCGACTGTTCAAACGTGCGCCCGATCGCCATGACTTCCCCCGTCGCCTTCATTTGTGTGCCGAGATGACGGTTGGCGGATTCGAACTTGTCAAATGGAAAGCGCGGAATTTTAGTGACGACGTAATCAAGCGTTGGCTCAAAACACGCATACGTTTTTCCCGTCACAGGATTCGTCATTTCATCAAGCGTTAAACCAACGGCAATTTTTGCGGCAAGCTTCGCAATCGGATACCCTGTCGCTTTTGATGCAAGCGCCGATGAGCGACTCACGCGCGGGTTGACCTCAATGACGTAATATTGGAAGCTGTGCGGATCAAGGGCAAGTTGAACGTTGCAGCCCCCTTCGATGCCGAGCGCCCGAATGATGCGCAGCGAGGCGTTGCGTAGCAGTTGATATTCGCGATCGCTTAACGTCTGGCTCGGAGCAACGACGATCGAATCGCCCGTATGAATGCCGACGGGATCAATATTTTCCATGTTGCACACGACGATCGCGTTGTCTTTCGAATCGCGCATGACTTCGTATTCAATTTCTTTATAGCCTGCGATACTTTTTTCTAATAAACATTGATGAACGGGGCTCATTTTTAAGCCGCTTGAAACGATATCGACAAGCTCTTCTTCGTTCGTACAAATGCCTCCACCTGTTCCACCGAGCGTAAATGCCGGGCGAACGATGACCGGATATCCGATTTGTGAAACGAACGCATACGCCTCTTGTAAACTATGTACGATGGCGCTTTCTGGCACCGGTTCGCCAAGCTCGTTCATAAGGGCGCGAAATTGTTCACGGTCTTCCGCTTTTTCAATCGCTTCTAATTTCGTGCCGAGAATTTCAACACCGCACTCTTCAAGCACGCCTGCTTTTGCTAATTCGACCGCTAAGTTTAATCCCGTCTGTCCGCCAAGCGTCGGCAAAATGGCATCAGGTCGTTCTTTCCGAATGACGCGCGAGACAAATTCGAGCGTTAACGGCTCCATGTACACTTTGTCAGCAATTTCTGTATCGGTCATAATCGTTGCTGGGTTGGAGTTGACGAGAATGACTTTATATCCTTCTTCTTTTAACGCTAAACATGCTTGCGTCCCCGCATAATCGAACTCCGCTGCCTGCCCGATGACGATCGGTCCAGAACCGATGACGAGAATCGTTTCAATATCTTGACGTTTAGGCATGAACGACACCTCTTTCTTTTTTAAACTGTTCAATCATCGCAATAAAATCGTCGAATAAACCGTTTGCGTCTTCTGGACCTGGCGACGCTTCCGGATGATATTGCACGGTAAACGCAGGAACGTCGCGATGGCGAAGCCCTTCAATCGTTCCGTCATTTAATGCGATGTGCGTCACTTCTAGCCGTGTGTGGCGAAGCGACTGCTCTGTAACGGTATAGCCGTGATTTTGTGAAGTAATTGCTACTTTTCCTGTTTGGAGATGTTTTACAGGGTGATTGGAACCTCGATGACCAAACTTCATTTTTTCTGTATTCGCCCCACAAGCGAGTGCGAATAGTTGATGACCGAGACAAATGCCAAAAAGCGGAACGTGGCCAAGTATGTGTTGAATCATGTCAATCGCTTCTGGCACATCTTTTGGATCCCCCGGTCCGTTCGATAACATGACACCGTCGGGATGCCATTGCAATACTTCTTCAGCCGTTGCGTTGTACGGTAACACGATGACATCGCAATGGCGTTTATTTAATTCACGCAAAATGCCGTGCTTCATGCCAAAGTCGATTAAAACGATGCGATGACCGCGCCCTGGGCTAGCGTATGGGCTTTTTGTCGATACGCGTTTCACTTGATCGCGCGCAAGCTCCGTTTCTTTTAAATAAGCGACTGCCTCTGTCACGGACACGTCCATGTCGCAAATCATCCCTTTTAACGTGCCGTATTGACGAATGATGCGCGTCAGTTTCCGCGTATCGACACCTGCTAAACCGGGGATATTTTTCAGGCGTAAATATTCGTCAATCGTTAGTTCACTTCGCCAATTGGACGGAGATAGGCACGCTTCTTTTACGATAAAGCCGAACACATGCGGTTCGATCGATTCGAAATCGTCGCGGTTGACGCCGTAGTTGCCGATCAATGGATATGTCATCGTTACGATTTGTCCGCAATACGACGGGTCCGTTAAAATTTCTTGATATCCTGTCATTCCTGTGTTAAAAACGACTTCACCGACTGTTTGTCGTTCACTTCCAAACGCTTCGCCAACAAAACGTGTACCATCTTCTAAAATGAGTTGTCGTTTCATTCTCCTCTTCCTTTCTGCCAAACAATTTTTCCGGCTACAATCGTCATCGTTGGCCACCCTTTACATGTCCAGCCTGCAAACGGTGTATTTTTTCCTTTTGATACAAACGTGTTTGGATCAATGGCTTGTTCGGTATGTAAATCGATCACAACGAAATCTGCTTTGGCGCCAGCTTTTAGTTCCCCGCCGTCAATGCGAAACGTCTCGGCTGGTTTTTTTGAAAGCCAGTCAACAAGCTGTTTTAACGTGCATATTCCCTTTTCAACAAAATGCGTATATAAAAGCGGAAAGGCCGTTTCTAATCCGACGATGCCAAACGGCGCAAGCACCATCCCTTCGCTTTTTTCTTCCTTTGTATGTGGCGCATGATCGGTGGCAATAAAATCAATCGTTCCATCAAGCAACCCTTCGATTAACGCTTGTTGATCTTCTTTCGTTCGCAACGGTGGATTCATTTTAAAGTTCGCATCTAACGTTGGGATGTCTTCATCACAAAGCAGTAAATGGTGCGGAGTCACTTCAGCAGTGACGCGAATGCCTGCTTGTTTCGCCTCGCGCACGATGCGCACCGACTGTTTCGTGCTTATATGACAAACGTGGTAGTGACACCCGGTCGCTTCGGCTAACAACACATCGCGGGCAATATGTACCGATTCACAAACGGAAGGAATGCCAGAAAGTCCATACCGTTTTGCAAATGAGCCGTCATGTACGCATCCTTTATATGTGAGCGTTTCGTCTTCACAATGTGCGACAATAGGCATATCGAGAGCTGCCGCTTGTTGCATCGCTTCATACATGATGCGCGCGCTTTGCACTCCCACGCCGTCGTCTGTAAACGCGAACGCTCCTGCTTCTTTTAAGGCGACAAAATCGACGAGCTGTTTTCCTGCTTGGCGCACTGTAATCGAAGCATACGGTAACACGCGCACGTGCGCCGTTTCGCGAATGCGGTTGACGAGCCACTCCATGTGTTGTTTCGTATCAGGTACTGGTTTTGTGTTTGGCATCGCTGCAATCGTTGTAAATCCAC
It encodes:
- a CDS encoding carbamoyl phosphate synthase small subunit (catalyzes production of carbamoyl phosphate from bicarbonate and glutamine in pyrimidine and arginine biosynthesis pathways; forms an octamer composed of four CarAB dimers), whose protein sequence is MKRQLILEDGTRFVGEAFGSERQTVGEVVFNTGMTGYQEILTDPSYCGQIVTMTYPLIGNYGVNRDDFESIEPHVFGFIVKEACLSPSNWRSELTIDEYLRLKNIPGLAGVDTRKLTRIIRQYGTLKGMICDMDVSVTEAVAYLKETELARDQVKRVSTKSPYASPGRGHRIVLIDFGMKHGILRELNKRHCDVIVLPYNATAEEVLQWHPDGVMLSNGPGDPKDVPEAIDMIQHILGHVPLFGICLGHQLFALACGANTEKMKFGHRGSNHPVKHLQTGKVAITSQNHGYTVTEQSLRHTRLEVTHIALNDGTIEGLRHRDVPAFTVQYHPEASPGPEDANGLFDDFIAMIEQFKKERGVVHA
- a CDS encoding carbamoyl phosphate synthase large subunit, coding for MPKRQDIETILVIGSGPIVIGQAAEFDYAGTQACLALKEEGYKVILVNSNPATIMTDTEIADKVYMEPLTLEFVSRVIRKERPDAILPTLGGQTGLNLAVELAKAGVLEECGVEILGTKLEAIEKAEDREQFRALMNELGEPVPESAIVHSLQEAYAFVSQIGYPVIVRPAFTLGGTGGGICTNEEELVDIVSSGLKMSPVHQCLLEKSIAGYKEIEYEVMRDSKDNAIVVCNMENIDPVGIHTGDSIVVAPSQTLSDREYQLLRNASLRIIRALGIEGGCNVQLALDPHSFQYYVIEVNPRVSRSSALASKATGYPIAKLAAKIAVGLTLDEMTNPVTGKTYACFEPTLDYVVTKIPRFPFDKFESANRHLGTQMKATGEVMAIGRTFEQSLLKAVRSLETNVYHLELKEQVDDALIQKRIQKAGDERLFYIAEAFRRGVTVEQVHAWSQIDPFFLTKIAGIVKYESVLREHVGNIDILKKAKEMGFSDVAIAKYWQMTERDVYEMRKLACITPVYKMVDTCAAEFESETPYYYSTYEEENESIVTTRESVVVLGSGPIRIGQGIEFDYATVHSVWAIKEAGYEAIIINNNPETVSTDFSISDKLYFEPLTIEDVMHVIDLEQPIGVIVQFGGQTAINLAAELAARGVRILGTSLEDLDRAENRDKFERTLAQLGIPQPKGKTAFSVEEAVHIAKDIGYPVLVRPSYVLGGRAMEIVYKEEELLHYMEHAVKVNPQHPVLIDRYLIGKEIEVDAISDGEDVFIPGIMEHIERAGVHSGDSIAVYPPQTLTKDMKQQIVDYTIALAKGLRIVGLLNIQFVLYDGDVYVLEVNPRSSRTVPFLSKITNVPMANIATKVILGAKLNELGYYTGLKEESEGVYVKAPVFSFAKLRNVDISLGPEMKSTGEVIGKDDTFAKALYKGLVASGIHIRPHGAVLLTIADKDKEEAIDIARRFYNIGYQLLATNGTAQTLRAANIPVTVVNKIHTGSPNILDVIRQGEAQVVINTLTKGKETESDGFRIRREAVENGIPCLTSLDTAKAMLLVLEAMTFSTTAMTEKKVGV
- a CDS encoding dihydroorotase, which produces MATIFKRVRLLNEQGELIQTDIKVAGGRIVQIAHDLHAEADDEVIDVDGQFVAPGFVDVHVHLREPGGEHKETIATGTLAAAKGGFTTIAAMPNTKPVPDTKQHMEWLVNRIRETAHVRVLPYASITVRQAGKQLVDFVALKEAGAFAFTDDGVGVQSARIMYEAMQQAAALDMPIVAHCEDETLTYKGCVHDGSFAKRYGLSGIPSVCESVHIARDVLLAEATGCHYHVCHISTKQSVRIVREAKQAGIRVTAEVTPHHLLLCDEDIPTLDANFKMNPPLRTKEDQQALIEGLLDGTIDFIATDHAPHTKEEKSEGMVLAPFGIVGLETAFPLLYTHFVEKGICTLKQLVDWLSKKPAETFRIDGGELKAGAKADFVVIDLHTEQAIDPNTFVSKGKNTPFAGWTCKGWPTMTIVAGKIVWQKGRGE